A region of Paralichthys olivaceus isolate ysfri-2021 chromosome 24, ASM2471397v2, whole genome shotgun sequence DNA encodes the following proteins:
- the hecw2b gene encoding E3 ubiquitin-protein ligase HECW2 isoform X1 codes for MAMAATTSSSSPSASSSGNSSAREQLLAVRRRTPHMRPYTIGPDNLCSMSVQGAVGGSTSGSSSSPMSSGVQPETASVGLQRANSDTDLVTSDSRSSLTASTYQLTLGHSHLIISWDIKEEVDATDWIGLYHIDETSVANVWDSKNRGVNGTQRGQIVWRLEPGPYFMEPETKICFKYYHGVSGALRASTPCITVKNPGVPVDSEGQVEDQSGREPCRKLVSFTLSDIWAMGLKKGMFFNPDPYLKMSIRPGKRSGLPKFTHHGQERRSSIIANTTNPVWHGEKYTFVALMTDVLEIEVKDKFAKSRPIIKRFLGQLIIPVQRLLEGPTADDQPVSYSLCRRLPTDHVSGQLQFRVDITSNGHEEASPDTGAILGGTTNGDPGSPSDDEDLPQPSSSSRATCRPSPTGSDEGSVLVNGNSYYGEDSVWREPGRMGEEDLLPVALGGHTHRQVSLNDYLDAIESPRSPLDQPLAGPSPKLRSSFPTDTRLNAMLHIDSDEDEEAAGQHRDPSQEPKTQQSADLVLSSRSARSESQQGNEGSKAAAESASGAAADAGSSSAAHPVSESASAETGEGAAGGQTPAGAAAAAETTPAREEAAGATAEVEHEISTASCSSQAPGAEAAAVCEPGESVRECTCQEQGSRVGTSQEVPYSSGLGPLSPIQEVDTRKEVAPKAEEEGAESSSSEANGPVAGAAPTSSDAAEQGATAEAGAQASGGDRQEEEGGEVWRRRRSMQTPGSGAQNQEVCIAREGQSGTIERERETDWEARIDSHGRIFYVDHVNRTTTWQRPTAPPAAQTLQRSNSIQQMEQLNRRYQSIRRTITNDSRPEEQPANELLVDETDMHPSMPELRRDSSAAQSSSSRSRLTLLLQSPSAKFLASPDFFTVLHSNPSAYRMFATNTCLKHMISKVRRDAHHFERYQHNRDLVAFLNMFANKQLELPRGWEMKHDHTGKPFFVDHNCRATTFIDPRLPLQSTRPPSLLTHRQHLTRQRSHSAGEVSPRRLVGEDPRHAGPPVVPRPPSTFNSTNRGQCQDIVPVAYNDKIVAFLRQPNIFEILQERQADITRNHSLREKVQLIRTDGVSGLARLSGDADLVMLLSLFEDEVMSYVPPHALLHPSYCQSPRGSPVSSPQNSPGTQRANARAPAPYKRDFEAKLRNFYRKLETKGYGQGPGKLKLIIRRDHLLEDAFNQIMCYSRKDLQRSKLYVSFVGEEGLDYSGPSREFFFLVSRELFNPYYGLFEYSANDTYTVQISPMSAFVDNHHEWFRFSGRILGLALIHQYLLDAFFTRPFYKGLLRIPCDLSDLEYLDEEFHQSLQWTKDNDIEDILELTFTVNEEVFGQITERELKPGGANIPVSEKNKKEYIERMVKWRIERGVVQQTESLVRGFYEVVDARLVSVFDARELELVIAGTAEIDLSDWRNNTEYRGGYHDNHIVIRWFWAAVERFNNEQRLRLLQFVTGTSSIPYEGFASLRGSNGPRRFCVEKWGKVTSLPRAHTCFNRLDLPPYPSFSMLFEKMLTAVEETSTFGLE; via the exons ATGGCGATGGCTGCCACCACTTCATCGTCCTCCCCTTCTGCATCATCGTCGGGAAACAGCAGCGCACGGGAACAACTGCTTGCGGTTCGCCGGCGCACACCACACATGCGGCCGTACACAATCGGGCCCGACAACCTCTGCAGCATGTCGGTGCAGGGAGCAGTCGGGGGCTCCACCTCTGggtcctcttcctcccccatGTCGTCAGGGGTCCAGCCAGAAACAGCGAGTGTGGGACTCCAGCGGGCCAACAGTGACACAGACCTGGTTACTTCTGACAGCCGCTCATCACTTACGGCGTCTACGTACCAGTTGACTCTTGGTCACAGCCACCTGATCATTTCCTGGGACATCAAGGAGGAGGTAGATGCCACTGACTGGATCGGCCTGTATCACATCG ATGAGACGAGTGTGGCCAACGTCTGGGACTCCAAGAATCGTGGCGTGAACGGCACCCAGAGAGGACAGATCGTGTGGAGACTGGAGCCAGGACCTTACTTCATGGAGC CGGAGACTAAGATCTGCTTTAAATACTATCACGGCGTAAGTGGAGCATTGAGAGCGTCGACACCCTGCATTACCGTCAAGAACCCTGGAGTGCCG GTGGACAGTGAAGGCCAAGTGGAAGACCAATCAGGGAGAGAGCCTTGTCGGAAACTTGTCAGTTTCACCCTGTCAG ACATCTGGGCGATGGGACTGAAGAAGGGCATGTTCTTCAACCCAGACCCCTACCTGAAGATGTCCATCCGGCCTGGGAAGAGGAGCGGTCTCCCCAAGTTCACCCACCACGGCCAGGAGAGGCGATCGTCCATCATAGCTAATACCACGAACCCTGTGTGGCACGGGGAg AAGTACACCTTTGTGGCTCTGATGACGGACGTGCTGGAGATCGAAGTAAAAGATAAGTTCGCCAAGAGCCGACCAATCATCAAGCGGTTCCTGGGTCAGCTGATCATCCCCGTGCAGAGACTTCTGGAGGGGCCGACGGCtga cGATCAGCCGGTCAGCTACAGCCTGTGTCGTCGTCTCCCGACGGACCATGTGAGTGGGCAGCTTCAGTTCAGAGTGGACATCACCTCCAACGGACATGagg AGGCCTCCCCAGACACAGGGGCCATCTTGGGCGGCACCACAAACGGTGACCCCGGCAGTCCCTCAGACGACGAAGACCTCCCTCAGCCCTCCTCGTCCTCACGCGCTACATGTAGACCCTCTCCCACAGGCTCTGATGAGGGCTCCGTGCTGGTCAACGGTAATTCTTACTACGGCGAGGATAGTGTGTGGCGGGAGCCCGGGCGTATGGGAGAGGAGGATCTGCTTCCTGTGGCTCTGGGTGGCCACACGCACCGGCAGGTGTCACTCAATGATTACCTGGACGCCATTGAGTCTCCCAGGAGCCCCTTGGACCAACCTCTGGCCGGGCCTTCTCCGAAACTCCGCTCCAGCTTTCCAACGGACACGCGGCTCAATGCGATGCTGCACATTGACtcggatgaggatgaagaggcaGCGGGGCAGCACAGGGACCCATCACAGGAACCAAAGACACAGCAAAGCGCAGACTTGGTCTTATCAAGTAGATCAGCTAGATCTGAGTCTCAACAGGGGAACGAGGGCTCaaaggctgcagcagagagtgCGTCTGGAGCTGCCGCAGACGCAGGttcatcctctgctgctcacCCTGTGTCTGAGTCTGCATCGGCTGAAACTGGCGAAGGTGCCGCTGGAGGTCAGACACcggcaggagcagcagcagcagccgagaCTACACCTGCGAGAGAAGAGGCTGCTGGTGCAACAGCTGAGGTAGAGCATGAGATCTCCACAGCCTCCTGCTCATCTCAGGCACCAGGGGCTGAAGCGGCTGCAGTGTGTGAGCCGGGAGAGTCTGTGAGGGAATGTACCTGTCAGGAGCAGGGCAGCAGGGTCGGTACAAGCCAGGAAGTTCCCTACAGCTCTGGACTTGGCCCCCTTTCACCAATTCAG gaGGTGGACACAAGAAAAGAAGTGGCTCCGAAGGCCGAGGAGGAAGGGGCGGAGTCATCGAGCAGCGAGGCCAATGGGCCAGTGGCAGGAGCTGCTCCTACCAGCAGCGACGCAGCTGAGCAAGGAGCGACCGCTGAAGCTG GGGCTCAAGCCAGTGGCGGGgacaggcaggaggaggagggaggggaggtgtggaggaggaggcgctCCATGCAGACCCCCGGGAGCGGGGCCCAGAACCAGGAAGTCTGCATTGCCAGGGAGGGTCAGAGTGGGacgatagagagggagagagagacag ACTGGGAAGCTCGCATCGACAGCCACGGTCGCATCTTCTACGTGGACCACGTGAACAGGACCACGACTTGGCAGCGCCCCACTGCTCCCCCCGCCGCGCAGACCCTCCAGAGGTCCAACTCCATACAGCAGATGGAGCAGCTGAACCGCAG GTATCAGAGTATACGAAGGACGATAACCAATGACAGCAGACCAGAGGAGCAGCCAGCCAATGAGCTGCTGGTGGATGAGACTGACATGCACCCCTCAATGCCAG agCTGCGTAGGGACAGCAGCGCGGCTCAGTCGTCCAGTTCCCGGTCTCGCCTCACCCTGCTGCTTCAGTCTCCCAGCGCCAAGTTCCTCGCCAGCCCCGACTTCTTCACTGTGCTGCATTCCAACCCT AGTGCCTACCGTATGTTCGCCACCAACACGTGTCTGAAGCATATGATCAGCAAGGTTCGTCGGGATGCTCACCACTTTGAGCGATATCAGCACAACCGGGACCTGGTGGCCTTCCTCAACATGTTCgccaacaaacagctggagctgccCAGAGGCTGGGAGATGAAGCACGACCACACCGGCAAG CCTTTCTTCGTGGACCATAACTGCCGAGCCACCACCTTCATCGACCCCCGGCTGCCTCTCCAGAGCACTCGGCCCCCGAGCCTCTTGACTCACCGCCAACACTTGACTCGCCAACGCAGCCACAGCGCCGGGGAGGTCAGCCCACGACGACTT GTCGGTGAAGACCCTCGTCATGCCGGCCCTCCCGTTGTGCCGCGGCCTCCCAGCACCTTCAACTCCACTAACAGGGGGCAGTGCCAAGATATTGTGCCAGTGG CTTACAACGACAAGATTGTGGCATTTCTTCGACAACCAAACATTTTTGAGATTCTTCAGGAGCGACAGGCCGACATCACCCGGAACCATTCACTCAG GGAGAAGGTGCAGCTGATACGAACAGATGGAGTGTCAGGATTGGCCAGGCTGTCAGGAGATGCAGACCTCGTCATGCTGCTAAG CCTGTTTGAAGATGAAGTCATGTCATACGTGCCTCCTCACGCCTTACTTCACCCCAGCTACTGTCAGTCCCCTCGGGGATCCCCCGTCTCCTCTCCACAGAACTCACCTG GAACTCAGAGAGCGAACGCCAGAGCTCCAGCTCCTTACAAGAGAGACTTTGAGGCCAAACTGCGCAACTTCTACAGAAAGCTTGAAACTAAGGGTTATGGCCAAGGACCAGGCAAACTAAA gTTGATCATCCGTCGTGACCATCTGCTGGAAGATGCCTTCAACCAGATCATGTGCTATTCCCGCAAAGACCTGCAGCGCAGCAAACTCTACGTCAGCTTTGttggggaggaggg aTTGGACTACAGCGGGCCCTCCAGAGAGTTCTTCTTCTTGGTATCCAGGGAGCTGTTTAACCCTTATTATGGTCTGTTTGAATATTCTGCCAACGACACTTACACTGTTCAGATCAGCCCCATGTCCGCCTTCGTAGACAATCACCATGAATG gtttcGGTTCAGTGGTCGTATTCTGGGTCTGGCTCTAATCCATCAGTACCTGCTGGATGCCTTCTTCACCAGACCTTTCTATAAAGGCCTGCTGCGCAT TCCGTGTGACCTGAGTGACCTGGAGTACCTGGATGAGGAGTTTCATCAGTCTCTTCAGTGGACAAAGGACAACGACATAGAGGACATCCTTGAACTCACCTTCACTGTCAATGAAGAAGTCTTCGGACAG ataacagagagagagctgaagCCCGGTGGAGCCAACATCCCTGTGTCAGAGAAGAACAAGAAGGAATACATCGAGCGGATGGTGAAGTGGAGGATAGAgagaggggtggtgcagcagactgAGAGTCTTGTCAGAGGCTTCTATGAG GTGGTGGATGCCAGGTTGGTGTCAGTGTTTGATGCCAGGGAGCTGGAGCTAGTGATCGCCGGCACTGCTGAGATCGATTTATCAGACTGGAGGAACAACACGGAGTACAGAGGAG gttaccatgacaaccacaTCGTGATCCGGTGGTTCTGGGCGGCGGTGGAGAGGTTCAACAATGAACAGAGACTGCGACTTCTGCAG TTTGTCACCGGGACGTCCAGTATTCCCTACGAAGGCTTTGCGTCTCTGCGAGGCAGCAACGGCCCCCGCAGGTTCTGTGTGGAGAAGTGGGGGAAGGTCACCTCGCTGCCCAG AGCTCATACTTGTTTCAACCGGCTGGACCTGCCACCGTACCCGTCCTTCTCGATGCTGTTTGAGAAGATGCTGACCGCCGTGGAGGAGACGAGCACCTTCGGGCTGGAATGA
- the hecw2b gene encoding E3 ubiquitin-protein ligase HECW2 isoform X2, whose amino-acid sequence MAMAATTSSSSPSASSSGNSSAREQLLAVRRRTPHMRPYTIGPDNLCSMSVQGAVGGSTSGSSSSPMSSGVQPETASVGLQRANSDTDLVTSDSRSSLTASTYQLTLGHSHLIISWDIKEEVDATDWIGLYHIDETSVANVWDSKNRGVNGTQRGQIVWRLEPGPYFMEPETKICFKYYHGVSGALRASTPCITVKNPGVPVDSEGQVEDQSGREPCRKLVSFTLSDIWAMGLKKGMFFNPDPYLKMSIRPGKRSGLPKFTHHGQERRSSIIANTTNPVWHGEKYTFVALMTDVLEIEVKDKFAKSRPIIKRFLGQLIIPVQRLLEGPTADDQPVSYSLCRRLPTDHVSGQLQFRVDITSNGHEEASPDTGAILGGTTNGDPGSPSDDEDLPQPSSSSRATCRPSPTGSDEGSVLVNGNSYYGEDSVWREPGRMGEEDLLPVALGGHTHRQVSLNDYLDAIESPRSPLDQPLAGPSPKLRSSFPTDTRLNAMLHIDSDEDEEAAGQHRDPSQEPKTQQSADLVLSSRSARSESQQGNEGSKAAAESASGAAADAGSSSAAHPVSESASAETGEGAAGGQTPAGAAAAAETTPAREEAAGATAEVEHEISTASCSSQAPGAEAAAVCEPGESVRECTCQEQGSRVGTSQEVPYSSGLGPLSPIQEVDTRKEVAPKAEEEGAESSSSEANGPVAGAAPTSSDAAEQGATAEAGATAQVNGHQSVRSLPSIRHDINRYQRVDEPLPPNWEARIDSHGRIFYVDHVNRTTTWQRPTAPPAAQTLQRSNSIQQMEQLNRRYQSIRRTITNDSRPEEQPANELLVDETDMHPSMPELRRDSSAAQSSSSRSRLTLLLQSPSAKFLASPDFFTVLHSNPSAYRMFATNTCLKHMISKVRRDAHHFERYQHNRDLVAFLNMFANKQLELPRGWEMKHDHTGKPFFVDHNCRATTFIDPRLPLQSTRPPSLLTHRQHLTRQRSHSAGEVSPRRLVGEDPRHAGPPVVPRPPSTFNSTNRGQCQDIVPVAYNDKIVAFLRQPNIFEILQERQADITRNHSLREKVQLIRTDGVSGLARLSGDADLVMLLSLFEDEVMSYVPPHALLHPSYCQSPRGSPVSSPQNSPGTQRANARAPAPYKRDFEAKLRNFYRKLETKGYGQGPGKLKLIIRRDHLLEDAFNQIMCYSRKDLQRSKLYVSFVGEEGLDYSGPSREFFFLVSRELFNPYYGLFEYSANDTYTVQISPMSAFVDNHHEWFRFSGRILGLALIHQYLLDAFFTRPFYKGLLRIPCDLSDLEYLDEEFHQSLQWTKDNDIEDILELTFTVNEEVFGQITERELKPGGANIPVSEKNKKEYIERMVKWRIERGVVQQTESLVRGFYEVVDARLVSVFDARELELVIAGTAEIDLSDWRNNTEYRGGYHDNHIVIRWFWAAVERFNNEQRLRLLQFVTGTSSIPYEGFASLRGSNGPRRFCVEKWGKVTSLPRAHTCFNRLDLPPYPSFSMLFEKMLTAVEETSTFGLE is encoded by the exons ATGGCGATGGCTGCCACCACTTCATCGTCCTCCCCTTCTGCATCATCGTCGGGAAACAGCAGCGCACGGGAACAACTGCTTGCGGTTCGCCGGCGCACACCACACATGCGGCCGTACACAATCGGGCCCGACAACCTCTGCAGCATGTCGGTGCAGGGAGCAGTCGGGGGCTCCACCTCTGggtcctcttcctcccccatGTCGTCAGGGGTCCAGCCAGAAACAGCGAGTGTGGGACTCCAGCGGGCCAACAGTGACACAGACCTGGTTACTTCTGACAGCCGCTCATCACTTACGGCGTCTACGTACCAGTTGACTCTTGGTCACAGCCACCTGATCATTTCCTGGGACATCAAGGAGGAGGTAGATGCCACTGACTGGATCGGCCTGTATCACATCG ATGAGACGAGTGTGGCCAACGTCTGGGACTCCAAGAATCGTGGCGTGAACGGCACCCAGAGAGGACAGATCGTGTGGAGACTGGAGCCAGGACCTTACTTCATGGAGC CGGAGACTAAGATCTGCTTTAAATACTATCACGGCGTAAGTGGAGCATTGAGAGCGTCGACACCCTGCATTACCGTCAAGAACCCTGGAGTGCCG GTGGACAGTGAAGGCCAAGTGGAAGACCAATCAGGGAGAGAGCCTTGTCGGAAACTTGTCAGTTTCACCCTGTCAG ACATCTGGGCGATGGGACTGAAGAAGGGCATGTTCTTCAACCCAGACCCCTACCTGAAGATGTCCATCCGGCCTGGGAAGAGGAGCGGTCTCCCCAAGTTCACCCACCACGGCCAGGAGAGGCGATCGTCCATCATAGCTAATACCACGAACCCTGTGTGGCACGGGGAg AAGTACACCTTTGTGGCTCTGATGACGGACGTGCTGGAGATCGAAGTAAAAGATAAGTTCGCCAAGAGCCGACCAATCATCAAGCGGTTCCTGGGTCAGCTGATCATCCCCGTGCAGAGACTTCTGGAGGGGCCGACGGCtga cGATCAGCCGGTCAGCTACAGCCTGTGTCGTCGTCTCCCGACGGACCATGTGAGTGGGCAGCTTCAGTTCAGAGTGGACATCACCTCCAACGGACATGagg AGGCCTCCCCAGACACAGGGGCCATCTTGGGCGGCACCACAAACGGTGACCCCGGCAGTCCCTCAGACGACGAAGACCTCCCTCAGCCCTCCTCGTCCTCACGCGCTACATGTAGACCCTCTCCCACAGGCTCTGATGAGGGCTCCGTGCTGGTCAACGGTAATTCTTACTACGGCGAGGATAGTGTGTGGCGGGAGCCCGGGCGTATGGGAGAGGAGGATCTGCTTCCTGTGGCTCTGGGTGGCCACACGCACCGGCAGGTGTCACTCAATGATTACCTGGACGCCATTGAGTCTCCCAGGAGCCCCTTGGACCAACCTCTGGCCGGGCCTTCTCCGAAACTCCGCTCCAGCTTTCCAACGGACACGCGGCTCAATGCGATGCTGCACATTGACtcggatgaggatgaagaggcaGCGGGGCAGCACAGGGACCCATCACAGGAACCAAAGACACAGCAAAGCGCAGACTTGGTCTTATCAAGTAGATCAGCTAGATCTGAGTCTCAACAGGGGAACGAGGGCTCaaaggctgcagcagagagtgCGTCTGGAGCTGCCGCAGACGCAGGttcatcctctgctgctcacCCTGTGTCTGAGTCTGCATCGGCTGAAACTGGCGAAGGTGCCGCTGGAGGTCAGACACcggcaggagcagcagcagcagccgagaCTACACCTGCGAGAGAAGAGGCTGCTGGTGCAACAGCTGAGGTAGAGCATGAGATCTCCACAGCCTCCTGCTCATCTCAGGCACCAGGGGCTGAAGCGGCTGCAGTGTGTGAGCCGGGAGAGTCTGTGAGGGAATGTACCTGTCAGGAGCAGGGCAGCAGGGTCGGTACAAGCCAGGAAGTTCCCTACAGCTCTGGACTTGGCCCCCTTTCACCAATTCAG gaGGTGGACACAAGAAAAGAAGTGGCTCCGAAGGCCGAGGAGGAAGGGGCGGAGTCATCGAGCAGCGAGGCCAATGGGCCAGTGGCAGGAGCTGCTCCTACCAGCAGCGACGCAGCTGAGCAAGGAGCGACCGCTGAAGCTG GTGCCACAGCTCAGGTGAATGGCCACCAGTCTGTTCGCTCCCTGCCGTCCATCCGCCATGATATTAATCGATACCAGAGAGTGGACGAGCCGCTGCCACCca ACTGGGAAGCTCGCATCGACAGCCACGGTCGCATCTTCTACGTGGACCACGTGAACAGGACCACGACTTGGCAGCGCCCCACTGCTCCCCCCGCCGCGCAGACCCTCCAGAGGTCCAACTCCATACAGCAGATGGAGCAGCTGAACCGCAG GTATCAGAGTATACGAAGGACGATAACCAATGACAGCAGACCAGAGGAGCAGCCAGCCAATGAGCTGCTGGTGGATGAGACTGACATGCACCCCTCAATGCCAG agCTGCGTAGGGACAGCAGCGCGGCTCAGTCGTCCAGTTCCCGGTCTCGCCTCACCCTGCTGCTTCAGTCTCCCAGCGCCAAGTTCCTCGCCAGCCCCGACTTCTTCACTGTGCTGCATTCCAACCCT AGTGCCTACCGTATGTTCGCCACCAACACGTGTCTGAAGCATATGATCAGCAAGGTTCGTCGGGATGCTCACCACTTTGAGCGATATCAGCACAACCGGGACCTGGTGGCCTTCCTCAACATGTTCgccaacaaacagctggagctgccCAGAGGCTGGGAGATGAAGCACGACCACACCGGCAAG CCTTTCTTCGTGGACCATAACTGCCGAGCCACCACCTTCATCGACCCCCGGCTGCCTCTCCAGAGCACTCGGCCCCCGAGCCTCTTGACTCACCGCCAACACTTGACTCGCCAACGCAGCCACAGCGCCGGGGAGGTCAGCCCACGACGACTT GTCGGTGAAGACCCTCGTCATGCCGGCCCTCCCGTTGTGCCGCGGCCTCCCAGCACCTTCAACTCCACTAACAGGGGGCAGTGCCAAGATATTGTGCCAGTGG CTTACAACGACAAGATTGTGGCATTTCTTCGACAACCAAACATTTTTGAGATTCTTCAGGAGCGACAGGCCGACATCACCCGGAACCATTCACTCAG GGAGAAGGTGCAGCTGATACGAACAGATGGAGTGTCAGGATTGGCCAGGCTGTCAGGAGATGCAGACCTCGTCATGCTGCTAAG CCTGTTTGAAGATGAAGTCATGTCATACGTGCCTCCTCACGCCTTACTTCACCCCAGCTACTGTCAGTCCCCTCGGGGATCCCCCGTCTCCTCTCCACAGAACTCACCTG GAACTCAGAGAGCGAACGCCAGAGCTCCAGCTCCTTACAAGAGAGACTTTGAGGCCAAACTGCGCAACTTCTACAGAAAGCTTGAAACTAAGGGTTATGGCCAAGGACCAGGCAAACTAAA gTTGATCATCCGTCGTGACCATCTGCTGGAAGATGCCTTCAACCAGATCATGTGCTATTCCCGCAAAGACCTGCAGCGCAGCAAACTCTACGTCAGCTTTGttggggaggaggg aTTGGACTACAGCGGGCCCTCCAGAGAGTTCTTCTTCTTGGTATCCAGGGAGCTGTTTAACCCTTATTATGGTCTGTTTGAATATTCTGCCAACGACACTTACACTGTTCAGATCAGCCCCATGTCCGCCTTCGTAGACAATCACCATGAATG gtttcGGTTCAGTGGTCGTATTCTGGGTCTGGCTCTAATCCATCAGTACCTGCTGGATGCCTTCTTCACCAGACCTTTCTATAAAGGCCTGCTGCGCAT TCCGTGTGACCTGAGTGACCTGGAGTACCTGGATGAGGAGTTTCATCAGTCTCTTCAGTGGACAAAGGACAACGACATAGAGGACATCCTTGAACTCACCTTCACTGTCAATGAAGAAGTCTTCGGACAG ataacagagagagagctgaagCCCGGTGGAGCCAACATCCCTGTGTCAGAGAAGAACAAGAAGGAATACATCGAGCGGATGGTGAAGTGGAGGATAGAgagaggggtggtgcagcagactgAGAGTCTTGTCAGAGGCTTCTATGAG GTGGTGGATGCCAGGTTGGTGTCAGTGTTTGATGCCAGGGAGCTGGAGCTAGTGATCGCCGGCACTGCTGAGATCGATTTATCAGACTGGAGGAACAACACGGAGTACAGAGGAG gttaccatgacaaccacaTCGTGATCCGGTGGTTCTGGGCGGCGGTGGAGAGGTTCAACAATGAACAGAGACTGCGACTTCTGCAG TTTGTCACCGGGACGTCCAGTATTCCCTACGAAGGCTTTGCGTCTCTGCGAGGCAGCAACGGCCCCCGCAGGTTCTGTGTGGAGAAGTGGGGGAAGGTCACCTCGCTGCCCAG AGCTCATACTTGTTTCAACCGGCTGGACCTGCCACCGTACCCGTCCTTCTCGATGCTGTTTGAGAAGATGCTGACCGCCGTGGAGGAGACGAGCACCTTCGGGCTGGAATGA